A stretch of Macadamia integrifolia cultivar HAES 741 chromosome 7, SCU_Mint_v3, whole genome shotgun sequence DNA encodes these proteins:
- the LOC122083687 gene encoding cyclase-like protein 2, translating into MVMQMKAFSLLLLCFDILTFSPLSLATPSSDSNNAYGDDSGYRSCRVSPKGHDLVPPRREVYDEGRIFDITHTFSEDMPSSFDTSRGVGQFLWLPSSMKNGSLANMSEMKLPVHTGTHVDAPGHFFDHYFDAGFDVDSLDLAVLNGPALLVDVPRDKNITADVMKSLNIPRGVRRVLFRTLNTDRRLMWKEFDSSFVGFMKDGAKWLVENTDIKLVGIDYISVAAYDDLIPSHLVFLEGREIIIVEGLKLDDIKPGIYYVHCLPLRLRGAEGSPIRCILIK; encoded by the exons ATGGTGATGCAGATGAAAGCTTTCTCGCTTCTGCTTCTCTGCTTCGATATTCTGACTTTTTCTCCCTTGTCTCTGGCCACCCCATCTTCAGACTCCAACAATGCCTACGGTGATGATTCTGGTTACCGTTCGTGCAGGGTGAGTCCGAAGGGGCACGATCTTGTGCCTCCTCGGAGGGAGGTGTACGACGAGGGAAGGATTTTTGACATCACCCACACGTTCAGTGAGGATATGCCCTCGTCTTTTGATACCTCTAGAGGGGTGGGACAATTTCTTTGGCTTCCTTCGAGCATGAAGAATGGGTCCCTCGCCAATATGTCCGAGATGAAGTTGCCCGTCCACACCGGCACCCACGTCGATGCCCCCGGCCACTTCTTCGACCACTACTTTGATGCTGGTTTCGATGTTGACTCCCTCGACCTCGCTGTCCTCAATG GTCCGGCACTGTTAGTAGATGTTCCAAGAGATAAAAACATAACTG CGGATGTTATGAAATCCTTAAATATTCCCAGAGGAGTTCGTCGTGTTCTATTCAGAACATTAAACACCGACAG GCGACTTATGTGGAAGGAGTTTGACTCAAGCTTTGTTGGTTTCATGAAAGATGGTGCCAAATGGCTGGTAGAAAACACTGATATCAAACTTGTGG GAATTGATTACATATCTGTTGCTGCCTATGACGATTTAATTCCTTCCCATCTTGTTTTTCTAGAAGGCAGG GAAATCATTATTGTCGAAGGCCTAAAATTGGATGACATCAAGCCAGGGATATATTATGTGCATTGCTTACCTTTAAGGTTACGTGGTGCTGAGGGATCACCAATACGATGCATTCTCATCAAGTGA
- the LOC122083470 gene encoding cyclase-like protein 2, with the protein MKMKDFLLQLLCFDLLIVSLVSLASSSDPNDAYPAGYGDDSGYRSCGVSSNGQDLVPPRREVFDDGRIFDITHTFREDMPAFDSSEGVGQVLWLPSSMKNGSRANMSEMKLPVHTGTHVDAPGHMFDHYFDAGFDIDSLDLAVLNGPALLVDVPRDKNITADVMKSLNIPRGVRRVLFRTSNTDRRLMWKKFDSSYVGFMKDGAKWLVENTDIKLVGIDYLSVAAYDDLVPAHLVFLEGREVILVEGLKLDDINPGIYSVHCLPLRLRGAEGSPIRCILIK; encoded by the exons atgaagatgaaagattTCTTGCTTCAGCTCCTCTGCTTCGATCTTCTGATAGTTTCTCTCGTATCTTTGGCCTCATCTTCAGATCCCAACGACGCCTACCCGGCCGGCTACGGTGATGATTCTGGTTACCGATCGTGCGGAGTGAGTTCGAATGGGCAAGATCTTGTGCCTCCTCGGAGGGAGGTATTTGACGACGGAAGGATTTTTGACATCACCCACACTTTCAGGGAGGACATGCCTGCTTTTGATTCGTCTGAGGGGGTTGGCCAGGTCCTTTGGCTCCCTTCGAGCATGAAGAATGGATCCCGCGCCAATATGTCCGAGATGAAGTTGCCCGTCCACACCGGCACCCATGTCGATGCCCCCGGTCACATGTTCGACCACTACTTCGATGCTGGTTTCGATATTGACTCCCTCGACCTCGCCGTCCTCAATg GTCCTGCACTGTTAGTCGATGTTCCAAGAGATAAAAACATAACTG CGGATGTTATGAAATCTTTAAATATTCCTAGAGGAGTTCGTCGTGTTCTATTCAGAACATCAAACACCGACAG GCGACTTATGTGGAAGAAGTTTGACTCAAGCTATGTTGGATTCATGAAGGACGGTGCCAAATGGCTGGTAGAAAACACTGATATCAAGCTTGTGG GAATTGATTACTTATCTGTTGCTGCCTATGACGATTTGGTTCCTGCCCATCTTGTTTTTCTAGAAGGAAGG GAAGTCATTCTTGTCGAAGGCCTAAAATTGGATGACATCAACCCTGGAATATATTCTGTCCATTGCTTACCTTTAAGGTTACGTGGTGCTGAGGGATCACCAATAAGATGCATTCTCATCAAGTGA